The Raphanus sativus cultivar WK10039 chromosome 2, ASM80110v3, whole genome shotgun sequence genome includes a region encoding these proteins:
- the LOC130508278 gene encoding ras-related protein RABB1b, giving the protein MSYDYLFKYIIIGDTGVGKSCLLLQFTDKRFQPVHDLTIGVEFGARMVTVDGRPIKLQIWDTAGQESFRSITRSYYRGAAGALLVYDITRRETFNHLASWLEDARQHANPNMSIMLIGNKCDLAHKRAVSKEEGEQFAKEHGLLFLEASARTAQNVEEAFIKTAAKILQNIQDGVFDVSNESSGIKIGYGRPQGAAGGRDGAIAQGGGCCG; this is encoded by the exons ATGTCTTACGATTACCTCTTCAAGTACATCATCATCGGCGACACAG GTGTGGGGAAATCTTGCTTGCTTCTGCAATTTACCGACAAGAGGTTCCAACCAGTCCACGATCTCACCATTGGTGTCGAGTTCGGTGCTCGTATGGTCACCGTCGATGGTCGCCCAATCAAACTCCAAATTTGGGACACC GCTGGACAAGAGTCGTTTAGATCCATCACTAGGTCGTACTACAGAGGAGCTGCTGGAGCTTTACTTGTCTACGACATCACCAG AAGAGAGACGTTTAACCATCTGGCGAGCTGGTTAGAAGATGCTCGGCAACATGCTAATCCTAACATGAGTATTATGCTGATTGGGAACAAATGCGATCTTGCTCACAAGAGAGCTGTTAGCAAAGAGGAAGGAGAACAGTTTGCCAAAGAACATGGACTCTTGTTCTTAGAAGCTTCTGCAAGAACAGCTCAGAACGTCGAGGAG GCCTTCATAAAGACTGCAGCAAAGATTCTCCAGAATATTCAGGACGGTGTCTTTGATGTATCCAACGAG TCATCGGGCATAAAGATTGGTTACGGGCGTCCTCAAGGTGCAGCTGGAGGAAGAGACGGTGCGATCGCACAGGGAGGTGGCTGTTGTGGTTAA
- the LOC108843123 gene encoding pentatricopeptide repeat-containing protein At4g35850, mitochondrial: MKFLIQSIAGRNRSLVRALVSRRFFASSSSPEELAKRNYANDLSEYNSVVNSVTAQRRHYLLRDVYDDMKLDGVQPTADIFHSFVVGVMKGARLSDAFFFREEMKSMGISPDVNLYNFLISTCGKCKNGKEAIRVFEEMKRYDVKPNGQTFVCLLNACAVSGQLDLVYAIVRDMTAAGVGLNQFCYAGLITAHLNKEPRPENLSTKILELVEQSKGWSSIDSSRKSAEDMMFNISEEELYNVPTAEYSHRSRFLQRNLTVYHVAFSALADIKDVQATEALLEMLKKDGKNTDTYCVVQIMRCYLHSKDFKNGLKWFGDYMNSDKTPAMELYTTLIEGAMTDYTEEGMKIAQETLVSMNDRNFFLDARTGSNLLLKAAGEKTGGYTVANMTWDLMQARNIPQTLASVEAYYKGLKEREIPEDDPRLMLVTRTFNTLKRQQGTFPNRR; the protein is encoded by the exons ATGAAGTTTCTCATTCAATCCATCGCTG GGAGGAATCGATCTCTGGTTCGAGCTCTGGTTAGTCGTCGTTTCTTCGCTTCTTCTTCGTCGCCGGAGGAACTCGCGAAGAGAAATTACGCCAATGATCTGTCGGAGTACAACTCAGTTGTTAACTCCGTCACAGCTCAGCGTAG GCACTATCTGCTGAGGGATGTGTATGATGATATGAAGCTAGATGGTGTGCAGCCTACAGCTGATATATTCCATTCGTTTGTTGTGGGAGTGATGAAGGGTGCTCGTTTAAGTGATGCTTTCTTTTTCCGTGAAGAAATGAAGTCCATGGGAATTTCCCCTGAT GTGAACTTGTACAACTTCTTGATTTCCACTTGTGGTAAATGCAAGAATGGGAAGGAGGCTATCCGA GTTTTCGAGGAGATGAAGAGATATGATGTGAAACCAAATGGACAGACTTTTGTCTGCCTTCTGAATGCCTGCGCTGTTTCTGGCCAATTAGATCTTGT GTATGCGATTGTTAGAGATATGACTGCTGCTGGTGTTGGTTTGAACCAGTTCTGCTATGCAGGACTCATAACTGCTCACCTAAACAAGGAGCctagacctgaaaatctttccACCAAG ATTCTCGAGTTGGTGGAGCAGTCAAAAGGCTGGTCATCAATTGATTCATCAAGGAAGAGTGCAGAAGATATGATGTTTAACATCAGTGAAGAAGAGCTGTACAATGTTCCGACCGCTGAATATTCTCACAGGAGCAGGTTTCTCCAGAGGAATTTGACCGTTTACCACGTAGCATTCAGTGCGCTTGCTGATATTAAGGATGTACAA GCAACGGAAGCTCTTCTTGAGATGCTTAAGAAAGACGGAAAAAATACGGATACTTACTGCGTGGTACAGATTATGAG GTGCTACCTACACTCGAAAGACTTTAAAAATGGTCTCAAATGGTTTGGAGATTACATGAACTCAGACAAAACCCCTGCCATGGAACTCTACACG ACTCTTATAGAAGGAGCCATGACAGATTACACAGAGGAAGGAATGAAGATTGCTCAAGAGACTCTG GTCAGCATGAACGATCGTAATTTCTTCTTAGATGCAAGAACTGGAAGCAATCTGCTACTCAAAGCTGCTGGTGAAAAG ACCGGAGGGTACACGGTTGCCAATATGACATGGGATCTTATGCAAGCTCGGAATATTCCACAGACACTAGCTTCTGTTGAAGCTTACTACAAGGGActgaaa GAACGTGAGATACCAGAGGATGATCCGAGACTGATGCTAGTGACGCGTACATTCAATACCCTGAAGCGTCAGCAAGGGACGTTTCCTAATCGACGTTAA
- the LOC130508279 gene encoding NEP1-interacting protein 1 isoform X1 yields MASSSSRSQSELCPLSSCPSVGNFVERIKDACRFLVSAVLGTILSAILTFFFALVGTLLGAVTGALIGQETESGFIRGAAVGAISGAVFSIEVFESSLVLWKSNESRFGCLLYLIDVIVSLISGRLVRERIGPAMLSAVQSQMGAVDATFDDLSSIFDTGGSKGLTKDMVDQIPKIKITGRNNLDASGNKDSCSVCLQVHSLSALMKTPPHIQGKVLKKVFCFFCVKILQDFQLGETVRSLPQCHHMFHLPCIDNWLLRHGSCPMCRRDL; encoded by the exons atggcatcttcttcttctagatcCCAATCTGAGTTATGTCCTCTCTCGTCGTGTCCCTCTGTCGGTAACTTCGTGGAACGGATTAAAGACGCATGTCGTTTCCTCGTCTCCGCTGTTCTTGGCACAATTCTCTCGGCGATCTTGACCTTTTTCTTCGCTCTAG TGGGAACATTGCTCGGAGCGGTCACAGGAGCTTTGATAGGCCAAGAAACAGAGAGTGGTTTCATCCGAGGAGCTGCGGTTGGAGCCATCTCAGGAGCTGTTTTCTCCATCGAAGTCTTTGAGTCATCTCTTGTTCTCTGGAAATCTAATGAGTCACGTTTCGGTTGCCTCCTCTACTTG ATTGATGTCATTGTTAGTCTTATAAGTGGTAGACTTGTACGGGAACGCATAGGTCCAGCAATGCTAAGTGCTGTTCAAAGTCAG ATGGGAGCTGTGGATGCAACTTTCGATGACCTCTCGAGTATCTTTGACACCGGTGGCTCAAAAGGACTAACAAAAGATATGGTTGATCAAATACCCAAAATCAAAATCACAGGCAGAAACAACTTAGATGCTTCCGGCAACAAGGACTCTTGTTCTGTTTGTCTTCAGGTACACTCTCTCTCAGCTCTTATGAAAACCCCCCCTCACATTCAGGGCAAGGTTTTAAAAAAGGTCTTTTGTTTCTTCTGTGTGAAAATTTTGCAGGATTTTCAGCTTGGTGAAACGGTAAGAAGCTTGCCGCAATGTCATCACATGTTTCACTTGCCTTGCATAGACAATTGGCTCCTCAGACACGGATCTTGTCCTATGTGTAGACGTGATCTCTAA
- the LOC130508279 gene encoding NEP1-interacting protein 1 isoform X2 produces MASSSSRSQSELCPLSSCPSVGNFVERIKDACRFLVSAVLGTILSAILTFFFALVGTLLGAVTGALIGQETESGFIRGAAVGAISGAVFSIEVFESSLVLWKSNESRFGCLLYLIDVIVSLISGRLVRERIGPAMLSAVQSQMGAVDATFDDLSSIFDTGGSKGLTKDMVDQIPKIKITGRNNLDASGNKDSCSVCLQDFQLGETVRSLPQCHHMFHLPCIDNWLLRHGSCPMCRRDL; encoded by the exons atggcatcttcttcttctagatcCCAATCTGAGTTATGTCCTCTCTCGTCGTGTCCCTCTGTCGGTAACTTCGTGGAACGGATTAAAGACGCATGTCGTTTCCTCGTCTCCGCTGTTCTTGGCACAATTCTCTCGGCGATCTTGACCTTTTTCTTCGCTCTAG TGGGAACATTGCTCGGAGCGGTCACAGGAGCTTTGATAGGCCAAGAAACAGAGAGTGGTTTCATCCGAGGAGCTGCGGTTGGAGCCATCTCAGGAGCTGTTTTCTCCATCGAAGTCTTTGAGTCATCTCTTGTTCTCTGGAAATCTAATGAGTCACGTTTCGGTTGCCTCCTCTACTTG ATTGATGTCATTGTTAGTCTTATAAGTGGTAGACTTGTACGGGAACGCATAGGTCCAGCAATGCTAAGTGCTGTTCAAAGTCAG ATGGGAGCTGTGGATGCAACTTTCGATGACCTCTCGAGTATCTTTGACACCGGTGGCTCAAAAGGACTAACAAAAGATATGGTTGATCAAATACCCAAAATCAAAATCACAGGCAGAAACAACTTAGATGCTTCCGGCAACAAGGACTCTTGTTCTGTTTGTCTTCAG GATTTTCAGCTTGGTGAAACGGTAAGAAGCTTGCCGCAATGTCATCACATGTTTCACTTGCCTTGCATAGACAATTGGCTCCTCAGACACGGATCTTGTCCTATGTGTAGACGTGATCTCTAA
- the LOC130508280 gene encoding pentatricopeptide repeat-containing protein At4g35850, mitochondrial, translated as MKFLIQSIAGRNRSLVRALVSRRFFASSSSPEELAKRNYANDLSEYNSVVNSVTAQRRHYLLRDVYDDMKLDGVQPTADIFHSFVVGVMKGARLSDAFFFREEMKSMGISPDVNLYNFLISTCGKCKNGKEAIRVFEEMKRYDVKPNGQTFVCLLNACAVSGQLDLVYAIVRDMTAAGVGLNQFCYAGLITAHLNKEPRPENLSTKILELVEQSKGWSSIDSSRKSAEDMMFNISEEELYNVPTAEYSHRSRFLQRNLTVYHVAFSALADIKDVQATEALLEMLKKDGKNTDTYCVIQIMRCYLHSKDFKNGLKWFGDYMNSDKTPAMELYTTLIEGAMTDYTEEGMKIAQETLVSMNDRNFFLDARTGSNLLLKAAGEKTGGYTVANMTWDLMQARNIPQTLASVEAYYKGLKEREIPEDDPRLMLVTRTFNTLKRQQGTFPNRR; from the exons ATGAAGTTTCTCATTCAATCCATCGCTG GGAGGAATCGATCTCTGGTTCGAGCTCTGGTTAGTCGTCGTTTCTTCGCTTCTTCTTCGTCGCCGGAGGAACTCGCGAAGAGAAATTACGCCAATGATCTGTCGGAGTACAACTCAGTTGTTAACTCCGTCACAGCTCAGCGTAG GCACTATCTGCTGAGGGATGTGTATGATGATATGAAGCTAGATGGTGTGCAGCCTACAGCTGATATATTCCATTCGTTTGTTGTGGGAGTGATGAAGGGTGCTCGTTTAAGTGATGCTTTCTTTTTCCGTGAAGAAATGAAGTCCATGGGAATTTCCCCTGAT GTGAACTTGTACAACTTCTTGATTTCCACATGTGGTAAATGCAAGAATGGGAAGGAGGCAATCCGA GTTTTCGAGGAGATGAAGAGATATGATGTCAAACCAAATGGACAGACTTTTGTCTGCCTGCTGAATGCCTGCGCTGTTTCTGGCCAGTTAGATCTTGT GTATGCGATAGTTAGAGATATGACTGCTGCTGGTGTTGGTTTGAACCAGTTCTGCTATGCAGGACTCATAACTGCTCACCTAAACAAGGAGCCTAGACCAGAAAATCTTTCCACCAAG ATTCTCGAGTTGGTGGAGCAGTCAAAAGGTTGGTCATCAATTGATTCATCAAGGAAGAGTGCTGAAGATATGATGTTTAACATCAGCGAAGAAGAGCTGTACAATGTTCCGACCGCTGAATATTCCCACAGGAGCAGGTTTCTCCAGAGGAATTTGACCGTGTACCACGTAGCATTCAGTGCGCTCGCTGATATTAAGGATGTACAA GCAACGGAAGCTCTTCTTGAGATGCTTAAGAAAGACGGAAAAAATACGGACACTTACTGCGTGATACAGATTATGAG GTGCTACCTACACTCGAAAGACTTTAAAAATGGTCTCAAATGGTTTGGAGATTACATGAACTCAGACAAAACCCCTGCCATGGAACTCTACACG ACTCTTATAGAAGGAGCCATGACAGATTACACAGAGGAAGGAATGAAGATTGCTCAAGAGACTCTG GTCAGCATGAACGATAGAAATTTCTTCTTAGATGCAAGAACTGGAAGCAATCTGCTACTCAAAGCTGCTGGTGAAAAG ACCGGAGGGTACACGGTTGCCAATATGACATGGGATCTTATGCAAGCTCGGAATATTCCACAGACACTAGCTTCTGTTGAAGCTTACTACAAGGGACTGAAA GAACGTGAGATACCAGAGGATGATCCGAGACTGATGCTAGTGACGCGTACATTCAATACCCTGAAGCGTCAGCAAGGGACGTTTCCTAATCGACGTTAA